The Paenibacillus yonginensis genome segment TCAAACAATTCCTTGGCATTTCCTTCCCAAACGCCTGTACCATGCGCCAATCCTGATATCTGTACCAATTCTCCGAACGTTCGCGGTTGGATTTTCATCAGCATTTGGCGCGAAAGCTCCGTATTGAATTCTCCGATACCCAACGTACGGCCTTGTGCAAATGCTTGCAAAACTTGAGCATCAGAGAGGGGAATGCTATCGGGATGAACCCCGGTCAGCTCATATAGCTTTTTCAATTTGAAGGGTTCGGTCTGGCCGAGCAAATCCAGCTTGAACAAACCGTGAGCAAGATTCTCTTTGGAGAAGTGCGTTACAACTGGCGCTGTCTTTTTATTGGAAGGATGGTGAACCGGACTGAATGCTTCCATTTGACAATGAGCCGGGATGATAACCAACCCGCCGGGATGTTGTCCTGTCGTTGTCTTGATGCCAGTTAAGCCTTGAAGTAAGTGCGCTGTTTCGGCAGGATTAAGGCTGATGTTTGCTTTACTCATTGCGTTATAGATGGATTGTTCTTTGGTTGTCGATATTGTGCCAATACGAATGACGCTATCATTTCCGCCAAAGATGGCACGCAAATGGTTATGGGCTTGCTCCTGATACTCCTGACTGAAATTCAAGTCAATATCCGGCATTTTCTCTCCTGACAATCCAAGAAAGGTTTCAAACGGGATTTGCTGGCCGTCTCGATGCATTTCCGCTCCGCATCGGCAACGTATTTCAGGAAGATCGGAGCCGCTGGAGCATAGCTCTGAGCGTTCTACATCATGGCAGTTCAGACAAACATAATGCGGTGGCAGCGGATTAACTTCTGTAATGCCAAGCAGATAAGCTACCAGCGACGAACCAACTGAGCCACGGGAACCAACGAAATGTCCCTTCGCTTTTGCCTCGGCTACAATTTGTCGGGCTGCTTCATAGATGACCGCATAGCCACAGCTAATGATGGCCTGTATCTCGGTTTCAAGTCTTTTACTAATGAAGTCAGGGAGCGAAGCACCGTATCTCTGTTGGGCGCTTTCGTAAGCTATAGCTCGTACAGTTTCAGCGGCTCCCGGCAGATCGGGCAACGGCATCTCATCTGGCAGTAGTTCGAACTCTTCCACTTGCGTGGCTACCTTCAAAGCATTATCGATAACGATACGATGAGCATTAGGCAAGTAATGGAATGAATCCAGCAACTCATCGGTTGACAGGAAGGGAGCGGCTTTCGGCATAAAAACGGGCCTGTTTTTGGAGAGGTACGGGCGTAATTGAATAAATCTGCTGTATAGACCATGATCGTGTTTATTCAGGTGACGGACACCACCGACAGCAACAAGTAATTTATTCGTTTGGTTGCAAAGTTCGTTCAGTCGGCTGGAGAAAGTTTTCGCTTCGTCTTCATTATGGAGGAGGCCGCTATCGATAAAAGGTTGGGCATACGGCAAAGGCTCAACGGTAATGAAGTCATAGTTGGCAATTGCTTGTAGTGCGGCTTCTTCGCCATGCTCCATAAGAGCTGTCATTACTTCTCCCGAGAAGCCTGGAGACGATACTAATAGCCCCTCGTGATACTCGATGATTACCGCTTTGGGAAGCTGTGGGGCAGCCTTGGTTAGAAAATCGGTATGGGCCAGCGAGAGTAGCCGGTAAAGATGCCGGATTCCCTTCGGATTGATGGCGTACAATGTAACCGGAAATGGATAACCATAAACCTGATTTTTGGTTTGACGATGAAGTTCCGATAGTTCCATGTTTAGCGGCAGCGCTTGAAGCATCTTTCTGAATATCCCGGCAGTTGCTAGCGCGTCAGATTGGGCTTGGTGATGATTTTCAAGCGGAACGTCAAGCTGATCGGCCAGCGCTTTTAAGTTGTAAGCGGAGAATTCAGGATATAGAAACTTGGCGAGTCCCAGCGTATCAATGACAGGATTGGCAAGAGGAGACATAGCCAAGCTTTGCCGTATGGCATGAAGAAAACGCAAATCAAAGTTGGCGTTATGCGCGACCAGAATCGCATCCCCAATAAAAGCTTCAAAAGCAAGCAAAGCATCGAATAACAACGGTGCATCCCTCAAATCATTTTCCGTGATGGCGGTCAAAGCTTGAATAGTTTCAGGGATAGCGTGTTTGGCACGAACATACGTAGAAAAGGAATCGACCATTTCGCCGCGAATCACTTTGACGGCTCCAATCTGGATAATGTCATGGCGTTCGCTTGAAAGACCGGTTGTTTCAAGATCAAAGATGACATAGCAATCCTCATGCAGCTTGCAACTGCGCGGCTGCGGAGCGTAGACCACTGGAAGCGGATTTAAGACGGACAGAGTTGCACCAGCAATCGGTTTGATGCCTGCCCGTCGCGCCTCCTTGAAGAACTCCGGCAAGGCTTGTACAGAGTGAAGATCGGTTAGAGCAACAGCTTCGTGACCGAATTGTTTCGCTTGTTTGACCAGCAATTTGATGTCCACGATGGAAGCGAGAGGAGAAAGCTTGGAGAAGACTTGGAGTTCTACCCGTTTAACCACCGTACTGTCCACATATTCCAACCCGACGACTTGCTGAATGCCGGAGAGTTGAAGCTGCAACTGTCCTTGGTAAAGATCGACGTTGCCATATATCCGTACAGAGTCTTGAAGGTGAAATTCGTTCATCAAGGCTTGTGCTTCGTCAGCATCTTTTGTTAAATAAACTGTCGCAAGAGAAGCGATATAATTGGTCAAATATAATGTGCAAATATGCCAGCTCCCATCTTTGGAAAGATGCATTTGTTTGTTCACGATGACTCCGGCTGTGACAACATATTTTTCTCCTTGTCGGAGTTCGTGCAGTTTCCGTACTCCGCTTGCGGGAACTGTCATTCCGAATTTGCCCGGCAGTTTTTGATTGTTAAACCGAATCCCCATCGGCTGTGCCCTCCATATTCCGAAAAAAAGGCGGATTTATAGCACTAAATAGTATCCGCCAATTATCGGCGTGTTCACGATTTTAGTTATGTTGTATTGTCAAGAAATTATGGGTTAGTTACGGGAGTGTTACGCATTAAGTATCAAATAACCAACATTAACCAATTGTTTGTATCAACTTGTTATAGGGCTGTTCTCAAAAAGGAAGGTTGAGGAAAATAGAAGAGCAGAGGATTCGCGGGATATTGGAGAGTAAGTAGGGTGATGCTCAAGAGATGTTCTATACGTCTACCTCGATCAGATGGACTTGGAAACGGAAGCCTTTCTGGGTTATAAAACGTTGCAGTTCCGCTGCCCGATGTTCGCCTAATGCAATAATGTCCAGTGGGGCATCGGGAGAAGCTGCGCTAGTGAAATCTTCAATTCGCTGGAACGTCTTGGATACATGGCTCAAATCGTGATCAACGATTAAAGCTTTCGGATGTGGGCCTTTGACCACGCAATCAAGCATTTTGATACTTGGCTGAGCTTCAAGGCCGAGCGTTTCGAAAAATCCATCTTGATCGAACGCCCAAACGGTTCGAGCGATGTCCATCTGCAAAAAGCTGCGTCCGCGTGTCTCTAGCCCCTGAATACCCAGCTCCTGAACGGCGCGGGAGGTTAATGCAAAAATCTTGTTTTTTCGCTTGTCTACTACACAATCGAGCCAGCCCCACGCCGTTAATTCTCTTGTTGCCTTGTATAAAGCGTTCAGAGGACGTTTGTCCGGCATTAGTTTATGGAGAGATGGGACGCTCAAATGTCCCCACTTTGCGATTGCATTCATGACATTGTAATGCAGGGTAAGCAGTTGGCGTTTAATTTTTACCGTTGTTTCGTTCGTCATTTCAGGTTCTCCTCCCCTGATGATATGCCTTCAGTAAATCGGCTGCTCGCAGCATAAATGCTTGGTACTCTTGCTCCTGTTTGATTTGTTGTTCGGATTTGTTTTTGGTTTTCATCGCTTAAATCCACTCCTCGAAGGCAAGTACGGTTTGAATGAATGGCGTAATGTCATCATAGGTCTTCGGATTCGATGAAGTGAGCCGTTGCATATCGGCGGTGAAAGTTGACAGTTGCTCCTCATTGAACAATTCGACTCGCCCGCTCAACTTGAACTCATGTTGGTAGACGGCAGTCATACAGCCGATCAAGTCCTTTTGGCCGGAACGAATTGCGGCTGCTTTGGTATTGAACACGATGCAGGGTTTCAAAGAATCAGCATCAATTTCAATGCGGTCAAAGCAATCCCGATTCACATTCAGACGTTTGATGTATTTGCCAAGCTCGAATTTCGTCTTCACAAAATCCCGCTGCTTCACCGTTTCGCCGTGTACCGCGTTAATTTCCCGTCCCGTAAACTCCTTAAAGGTAAACTTGCCGACATAGGGGATGGCAATCTCGTTCGTCTGGTTGACCACTTCTTTGAAAATGAGGGAGTCATTGGCGCGGAGAATTTGTTCAATAGTAGAGGGATTGATTGCATAATTAAGCAGTTCATAAAGTGCTTTAGCGCGTTCAGCAATACTGTATCGTTCCATATCTTCCTCCACAATTAAAAAGGATGTTATTTTACATACTTTTATTATATAAATATCGACGTTGAATAGTCAAATTGGGTTGAGTTAGCTTCAGATCGTAATACTTTGGCCCTTTTAAGTCATCTTCACTTGCTTGATAATGGAAATAGATGATATGACGTGGGAGGGAGTAGAGTGAGCTTTGATTTTATTAATTGAGCGTTTTGCAGTAATCTGAGGCCTTGAGCCGTAAGGATTTTCGGACATAAAAAAGGGACTTCACCCCAACTTGGAGAAGTTTTCAAGTGACCAAACCCAAAAACCTCAAGGATGGAGGAAGTCACTTTGTATATTCTCCAAGAATGTCTGTTTTCCTTCGAAGAACTTTTAAAAATTCAACCCAAGGAGAGATTGCCGATCTTCTTCAGCTCTCTCGATCTGAGACCGTATGCCAAGGAACTGAGAAGCCGTTCACCCCGAGGCGCTGAGGGATACTGCAGACAAGGTATTCTACGAGCACTCTTGGCTGCGCCGCTTGAAGGAATAAGTACCTTTTCAGGGTTGCATAAGCGTTTGGATACGGATCTCCGGTTTCGTTATCAGTGTGGTCTTCCGCTGGATCGAGAAGCTCCTTCCATATCCACATTAAGCCGAGTTTTCTCAGAACTGACGAGAAAGGACTTGGCAAAACGGCTTTTTGAGGATTTGGTCACACGCTGTCAGCAGGAAGGTATCATAGAAGGCAGTAACGTCGCCATAGACAGCGCCGCTCTCCGCGCTTACGAGAAAAAGCAGCCCAAACGCAAAAGCGAGCAAACGGGTAATGCGAACTGGGGCGCAAAAATTGATTCCTTCGGCAATAAAATCACATGGTTTGGTTACAAAATTCATCTGGCGGTCGATACGAAAAGTGAATTGCCGATCGCCTTGGAAGTAACGCCGGCGCATGTCAATGATGGAGAAATGGCGCCGGGCCTGATCGAGAAAACAGCGTCCAGGACGAGCACACGATTTTTCATACTCGATGCGGGCTACGACCAAATGAAAGTTTATGAGGCCGCCCGCAACGTCAAGGCACAAGCCATCATTCCCCTTAATCTTCGGGGGGAGAAGGAACCGCCTGCTGGCATGACCTCGAACGGAACACCGTGCTGTTCCATGGGTTATGCGATGACATACTGGGGAGTTGACGGCGATATGCATAAATTTCGCTGCCCGCATGCCACGGGTAAAGTCGACTGTCCGCTTGGCATGGCTGCCTGCTCGTCTTCAAACTATGGAATGGTCGTCAAAGTAAATGCGAAGGATGATCTCCGGCGATACAGCATCCCTCATCGGGATACAAAGCGTTGGAAGGAACTTTACAATGAACGAACCAGCGTAGAACGCTGCAACTCCCGATTGAAAACCTATTTGACGGCAGACGCCGCACATGTCCGGGGCATTCAGAAAGTCACAACTCACCAGTATTTGAATGCCATTGTTCTGCTTGCATCTGCGCTCGCCGTTTCTCATCATTCAAAACGGGCTGCCGCTTAAAAAACGAGCTGTTCTAAAATTCTGCAAGTCTGCCCTTTTCTTCATCCATATAATACCATTTTCGAAAATTACCCCTTAACGACAGTGAATATGCTATCGCTTCTTCTCTGAAACGGAATTATGCAAAACACTCAATTATAAAGAAACCCAATATTTAAGGCCTTTACAATTACCCAACAAAGAAGCCTACTATACTGACCTTAATAATATTGAAGATAGTTGGACAGGTAGGATGGATGCCCAACTTGCAAATACCTTCCTTCTTGAGTCGATTCGATTGGTTATCAATGCAATTGTATTGTTTGAAAAAGGGTATGTTGATTGTGCGTATTATTCTTTAAGACAATCATTGGAAGTCTCTACAACAATGGTTTATTTAATTGAACTTGACGCCGAGCATAAGAAGAAAGAACTCAATAAATGGAAGAGTCAAAGTAGATTTCCAATGTATGGTCAGATG includes the following:
- a CDS encoding PolC-type DNA polymerase III, with amino-acid sequence MGIRFNNQKLPGKFGMTVPASGVRKLHELRQGEKYVVTAGVIVNKQMHLSKDGSWHICTLYLTNYIASLATVYLTKDADEAQALMNEFHLQDSVRIYGNVDLYQGQLQLQLSGIQQVVGLEYVDSTVVKRVELQVFSKLSPLASIVDIKLLVKQAKQFGHEAVALTDLHSVQALPEFFKEARRAGIKPIAGATLSVLNPLPVVYAPQPRSCKLHEDCYVIFDLETTGLSSERHDIIQIGAVKVIRGEMVDSFSTYVRAKHAIPETIQALTAITENDLRDAPLLFDALLAFEAFIGDAILVAHNANFDLRFLHAIRQSLAMSPLANPVIDTLGLAKFLYPEFSAYNLKALADQLDVPLENHHQAQSDALATAGIFRKMLQALPLNMELSELHRQTKNQVYGYPFPVTLYAINPKGIRHLYRLLSLAHTDFLTKAAPQLPKAVIIEYHEGLLVSSPGFSGEVMTALMEHGEEAALQAIANYDFITVEPLPYAQPFIDSGLLHNEDEAKTFSSRLNELCNQTNKLLVAVGGVRHLNKHDHGLYSRFIQLRPYLSKNRPVFMPKAAPFLSTDELLDSFHYLPNAHRIVIDNALKVATQVEEFELLPDEMPLPDLPGAAETVRAIAYESAQQRYGASLPDFISKRLETEIQAIISCGYAVIYEAARQIVAEAKAKGHFVGSRGSVGSSLVAYLLGITEVNPLPPHYVCLNCHDVERSELCSSGSDLPEIRCRCGAEMHRDGQQIPFETFLGLSGEKMPDIDLNFSQEYQEQAHNHLRAIFGGNDSVIRIGTISTTKEQSIYNAMSKANISLNPAETAHLLQGLTGIKTTTGQHPGGLVIIPAHCQMEAFSPVHHPSNKKTAPVVTHFSKENLAHGLFKLDLLGQTEPFKLKKLYELTGVHPDSIPLSDAQVLQAFAQGRTLGIGEFNTELSRQMLMKIQPRTFGELVQISGLAHGTGVWEGNAKELFEHGFPLEQLISCRDDIMLTLENRGMERSVAFEVMETVRKGKKLQPELISEMRQTGLPSWYIAACRKINYLFPKAHAAAYAINAVKTMWYKLNTPLAFYAVCLTLDRDDFLLTNAFMPLNELGEKLNRQWKRVKSYRASVKERKQYRVNRMIHEARQSGIEFDRVRLYNSASTDFTIQSGKLVPPFAVLDGVGEAKVAVMLQERNQPFKNMTDLRTRGKAGKKLLEGLTKFGDLNDLF
- a CDS encoding transposase, which gives rise to MYILQECLFSFEELLKIQPKERLPIFFSSLDLRPYAKELRSRSPRGAEGYCRQGILRALLAAPLEGISTFSGLHKRLDTDLRFRYQCGLPLDREAPSISTLSRVFSELTRKDLAKRLFEDLVTRCQQEGIIEGSNVAIDSAALRAYEKKQPKRKSEQTGNANWGAKIDSFGNKITWFGYKIHLAVDTKSELPIALEVTPAHVNDGEMAPGLIEKTASRTSTRFFILDAGYDQMKVYEAARNVKAQAIIPLNLRGEKEPPAGMTSNGTPCCSMGYAMTYWGVDGDMHKFRCPHATGKVDCPLGMAACSSSNYGMVVKVNAKDDLRRYSIPHRDTKRWKELYNERTSVERCNSRLKTYLTADAAHVRGIQKVTTHQYLNAIVLLASALAVSHHSKRAAA